AGGCCAATGATAAAAAGGAACTGATCAGGGCGATCGGAACGACCGCAAAACCGACCAGTGGAATAATGACGCTGTTTGCCAGGAGTCCGACCCAGTTAAATTGATTAAAATGATAAGCGACCAGCGGCGCTGTTCCAACGCTGGTTCCCAGGGAAATCCAGAGATAATTTTTAGTGTTTTGGGTGATTTTTAACCGCCGCAGTTTGTTGAACCTTGAAGTTTTAAGAGGAACGGAAGCTTTCTCGAAAAAGAGGGCGGATTTTTGGTTGAGCCGGTCCAATACCAGGGAAATCGACAGGACAGATCCGAAAGAGAGTTGAAAAGAAATGTCGTAAATTTGAAGAGGATCCCATAAAAGTATCACCAGCGCTGAAAGCGCAAGGGGGTTAAAGAGGCTTTGTTCACGGTTTAAAAATTGTCCGATGAGAAAAACCACAATCATGATCATCGACCGGTTTGTTGCCACCTGGTTTCCCGCCAATAATCCATAAAGGAGGACCGGAGGTATGGAAAAGGCCAGCGCAAGCTTTGAAGGAAGAATAAATCTGCTTAAGTTTAAAAGTAGGGGTTCAGGCAATCGGAGCAACAAAAATTTGGCGATCTGAAAGACTAAAAAAGCTACGAGGGCGAGATGGGAACCTGAAATCGACAAAATATGGGTCGTTCCGGATGCCATAAAATAATCTCTGATTTCGTTAGTTAAGTACCCTGATTCTCCGATGACAATTGCCAAAAAGATGGCCAGCGGTTCGCCGGTCAGCGTTGCCATTGCTTTTCCCCTGATCTCTTCCCGCCATTCGTAAACTTTTTTTAAAATCGATAACCCGCTATTTTTCCCGACAATCGAAAGGTCTTCCGGATGGGTCAGACTGGCGATTGCCCGGAACCCGTGGCGTGTTAGATACTTTCCGTAATCGAAGCTGTTCGGGTTTTGAAACCCATGAGGTTCCCGAAGGATCAGGGGAACTTTTATCCGGTCTCCGTAAGAAAGGGAAAAGGAGACCGCTCGATTGATATTGAGTTTGATTTTTCCCGCGGCCGGAATGGTTTGTCCGTCGGTTTCTACTTCCATGGTTTTTAAAATAAGAGAGGTGTGGTCTTTATAATGGGCCACCGTTTCATCAATAACTCCCGTGTAGATGACATTTTGCCCGATCCATCTGGAAATGTCGTTTTTTGGGGTATGCCCTTCGGTCCATTGAAGGGCTAAAAATCCGCCCCAGAAAAAAAGAAACAGGACAATATATTGAGGAAAGGTGATCCGCAGGAAAGAAAAAAAACTTTCAAGAAAGAACAAAAGAGAGAGAAGGGATGCGGTCAGGAGCGGATAAAAGAAAAAGAGATCCCCGGAAGAAATTCCGGCGATAAAAGCGGTTGCCACCCAGAGGAGCGGAAACCGGGTCATTTTACCGGTTATGACAAACGAGGCAGAGTGTTTTAGAGGATTCTCTTAAATATGCCGGAATCCTGGAAGAATGGGGATTGTGACAACTTCCACAATTGACCCTCCCCAATGACGTGCGGACCCATAATAAAGGATTGGACTGAGATGAAAAAAAATCGGAAGTGGGTCCTGTGGGCAAGGTAATCCCTTTTTCAGTTTGATCCGGAATAGACCAGTATCGGAGCTCGTTCGGCAGGGGCAGCGCGGGGACAAAGCGGCCGTTACTTTCCCGGGGATAGGTTATATTGACGGGGTGATCCAGAAGCTTTCCAGAGTCTTGTTTTTTTTCATGAATATCATTCCCGATGACGCCATCATGGCAGACCAAACAATCTGATGAAGGGTCCTCTTTAATTAAGCGAGAATGACCATGGAGATATCCCCCCTTCAATTCTGTGGAGGCCCAAAGGGCCTTTGACCCGCCTTCCGCGGGGGGGGTCTGCGGACTTAAAATGGGCGCTAATTCAGCGGGAATTTTGGGCGAACCCAAAAAACCGTTAACCTCCTCTGTCGTATGGCAGACTGAACAGACTTGATGGGAAGAAACAGGGGTGCTTCCTTTCGGAATAATATTATGGCTCGTATCCAGGATTTCTTCAAAAAGGGGAAGGGACTCTTCACTGAAGCCGGGGAGAGAAAAGGTTAGGAGCGCCAAAATTAAAAAAAAAGGGACTCTTTTCATCATTTTTTTGGAAAGACAGAGAGAAAATTTAGAACCAGGAGACGACTTGAGAATAGCAAAATTCATCTTTTTTGTAAAGAAAATGGTTCCGCCCAAGACCAGCGATAGACTTCGCACCCACTTATTAATCATGTCATTGCGAGCACCGAAGGGTGCGTGGCAATCTTATCGTAAAGTCTTGAGATTGCTTCACTTTGTTCGCAATGACAGCTTTCTAACTCTGTTAACTTTAAAGAGGTTTATCCAGGATGGCTTTTTGTCATCATCTGGATGGGTGTGATTTTTTTAATGTCGACTGATTTTTTTTCCTTTTCCAAAACCAGCAAATTTTTGTTCCCCCTGCTTCAGACCATTTTCCCCGGGTTATCTCTTAAGTCGCTTCATTCCATTCATGTTTTCCTTAGAAAATCAGGGCATTTCACAGAATACGCGGTCCTTTCTTTTCTTTGGTTCCGCACCCTCCAGTCGGGGGAAAAGAAATGGTCAACCCGTTCTGCCTTCCTGGCTTTTTTCCTTTCAGCCTGTTACGCGGCGACAGACGAATTTCACCAGTCCTTTGTCCTTTCGAGGGGCCCTTCATTATTGGATGTCGGAATTGATTCAGCCGGCGCCGCTTTTTCCCTCTTTGTCCTCCGCTTGTTAAAGGCTTAAATCGGTTTATCTGGATTGACAGGTGTTTGCGGCGAATGTTACTATAACGGATTATGGAATGGTCGCAGTTAGACCGATTCTTGTTTATGAATTACAAAGAGACCCTAAATCTTCCTCAAACCCAATTTCCAATGAAGGCCAACCTGACCCAAAAAGAGCCCGATACGCTCCTGTTTTGGGAAAAAGAGAAGCTGTACGAACAATTGCGCCGAAAAAAAGAAGGAAAACCGTCTTTTATTCTCCACGACGGTCCCCCTTATGCCAATGGGCATATTCACATCGGCCATGCCCTGAATAAAATCTTAAAAGATATCATTGTAAAATTTAAAACGATGGAAGGTTTCCAGGCGCCTTATATTCCCGGTTGGGATTGTCACGGGCTCCCAATTGAACACCAGGTTTTAAAGGAGTTAGGCCCTAAAAAAAAGGAGCTGACCTCCCTGGAGATTCGGCAAAAATGTCGCCAATATGCTGAAAAGTTTATTCAAATTCAAAAGGAAGAGTTCAAGAGGCTGGGTGTCTTGGGGGATTGGGAAAACCCCTATCTCACGATGGAATTTAAATACGAGGCGGGAATTTTACGCGAGTTAGGTAAATTTATTGAAAAAGGGAGTGTGTATAAAGGCAAAAAGCCGGTGCTCTGGTGCATCCACTGTGAAACGGCGCTGGCGGAAGCCGAAGTGGAATATCAGGACGAGACCTCAACCTCTGTTTATGTGAAGTTTGAAATCGTCGATCTGCCGGTTTCATTTGAAAAAAAATGGCAAGATCAAAATCTGAAACGGTCTATGGTCATCTGGACGACTACCCCCTGGACCTTGCCGGCGAATACCGCCCTGTGCCTTCATCCTGAATATCAATACAAAGAGGTGGAAACCGGCGGGGAAATTTTAATTCTTGCCGAGAAAAGGGTTGACGCCTGCATGAAAGCGTTCGGGATTTCCGATTTTAAAATTCGAAAAGGTTATTACCTGGGAAAAGACCTTGAGGGGATTACGGCCAGGCATCCGTTCATCAACCGGAAATCGCCTTTGATTACCGGGGAACATGTTACGCTGGACCAGGGGACCGGCGTGGTCCATACCGCACCCGGGCATGGTCAGGAAGATTATGAAATGGGGCTGAAATATGGTTTGGAAATCTACACCCCTGTCAACGAAAAGGGGGAGTTTACCGCCGAGGTCGCTGACTTTCCAGGAATCAATGTTTTTAAGGCCAATCCGCTTATTGTATCGATGTTAAAGACAAAGGGCGCCCTGGTCTCGGAAGAGGTCATCGAGCATTCTTATCCACATTGCTGGCGTTGTAAAAATAAGGTGATTTTCAGAGCGACGGAACAATGGTTTATTTCGATGGAAACTCATGACCTGAGGAAAAACGCGCTGAAAAAAATTGAACAGGTTCACTGGATTCCAAAGTGGGGCCGCGACCGGATTTACGGAATGATTGAAGCGAGGCCTGACTGGTGTATTTCAAGACAACGGGTCTGGGGCGTGCCAATCGCTCTTTTTCACTGCCTCGATTGCAAGCAGGTTTCCATGAATTCAGAATGGGTCAAGCATGTCGCGGCCTTAATGGAAAATGAGGGGGCTGACATCTGGTTTAGCCGGAAAACAGAAGACCTGCTGCCGAAAGATGCTTCTTGTGAGGTTTGCAAGGGGCGGCGATTTGGAAAAGAAATGGATATTCTGGATGTCTGGTTTGATTCGGGAGTCAGCCATGCCACCGTTCTTCGAACCCGGGAAGGGTTAAAATGGCCGGCAGATCTTTATCTGGAAGGGAGCGACCAGCACCGGGGATGGTTTCACAGTTCTCTTTTGACCGCCGTGGGGATTGAGGGAGAGCCTCCCTTTAAATCGGTCCTGACTCATGGATTTACGGTAGATGGCACGGGAAAAAAGATGTCCAAATCAGCAGGGAACGTCGTGGCGCCCCAGGAAATTATTCGCCAATACGGGGCTGAAATTTTAAGACTCTGGGTTGCGGCCGAAGATTACCGCGACGACGTCAGGATTTCGTCCCAGATTATTACCCAGCTGTCCGAAGCTTACCGAAAAATTAGAAATACCTGCCGATTCCTCATGGGGAAT
The window above is part of the Nitrospirota bacterium genome. Proteins encoded here:
- a CDS encoding DNA internalization-related competence protein ComEC/Rec2, whose protein sequence is MTRFPLLWVATAFIAGISSGDLFFFYPLLTASLLSLLFFLESFFSFLRITFPQYIVLFLFFWGGFLALQWTEGHTPKNDISRWIGQNVIYTGVIDETVAHYKDHTSLILKTMEVETDGQTIPAAGKIKLNINRAVSFSLSYGDRIKVPLILREPHGFQNPNSFDYGKYLTRHGFRAIASLTHPEDLSIVGKNSGLSILKKVYEWREEIRGKAMATLTGEPLAIFLAIVIGESGYLTNEIRDYFMASGTTHILSISGSHLALVAFLVFQIAKFLLLRLPEPLLLNLSRFILPSKLALAFSIPPVLLYGLLAGNQVATNRSMIMIVVFLIGQFLNREQSLFNPLALSALVILLWDPLQIYDISFQLSFGSVLSISLVLDRLNQKSALFFEKASVPLKTSRFNKLRRLKITQNTKNYLWISLGTSVGTAPLVAYHFNQFNWVGLLANSVIIPLVGFAVVPIALISSFLSLAFNASFLYFEPLNRLLFTWFYKIVKWFSAFPYAEIHLASPPLFQIILFFTLILILLYGRLPPKKKALGWTLAFLVPFWWHFGPRIHPHAGKIEVTILDVGQGDSSYIEFPDGKNMLIDGGGRYHEFDVGRLVVAPFLWNRGIRRLDYLVATHPQNDHIGGLIYILKKFEVGEVWTNGKTEKTQVSVHFEKMIQDRHLNEKVVDSDDHLKMGEIGIMVFNPHLKDPVRSSARAKENNDGIVIKIDYHRHALLFTADIEKEAEERILFEHPGLTATFLKVPHHGGKSSADPAFIRSLSPEISVFSAGRHNAYHHPNPDTIALYQTLHTRIYRTDQDGALIFKTDGNRYEAMTAVSLIPKRVPLGKEMLNDELQNLFNLKQRF
- a CDS encoding VanZ family protein; translation: MSTDFFSFSKTSKFLFPLLQTIFPGLSLKSLHSIHVFLRKSGHFTEYAVLSFLWFRTLQSGEKKWSTRSAFLAFFLSACYAATDEFHQSFVLSRGPSLLDVGIDSAGAAFSLFVLRLLKA
- the ileS gene encoding isoleucine--tRNA ligase, yielding MNYKETLNLPQTQFPMKANLTQKEPDTLLFWEKEKLYEQLRRKKEGKPSFILHDGPPYANGHIHIGHALNKILKDIIVKFKTMEGFQAPYIPGWDCHGLPIEHQVLKELGPKKKELTSLEIRQKCRQYAEKFIQIQKEEFKRLGVLGDWENPYLTMEFKYEAGILRELGKFIEKGSVYKGKKPVLWCIHCETALAEAEVEYQDETSTSVYVKFEIVDLPVSFEKKWQDQNLKRSMVIWTTTPWTLPANTALCLHPEYQYKEVETGGEILILAEKRVDACMKAFGISDFKIRKGYYLGKDLEGITARHPFINRKSPLITGEHVTLDQGTGVVHTAPGHGQEDYEMGLKYGLEIYTPVNEKGEFTAEVADFPGINVFKANPLIVSMLKTKGALVSEEVIEHSYPHCWRCKNKVIFRATEQWFISMETHDLRKNALKKIEQVHWIPKWGRDRIYGMIEARPDWCISRQRVWGVPIALFHCLDCKQVSMNSEWVKHVAALMENEGADIWFSRKTEDLLPKDASCEVCKGRRFGKEMDILDVWFDSGVSHATVLRTREGLKWPADLYLEGSDQHRGWFHSSLLTAVGIEGEPPFKSVLTHGFTVDGTGKKMSKSAGNVVAPQEIIRQYGAEILRLWVAAEDYRDDVRISSQIITQLSEAYRKIRNTCRFLMGNIHDFDLEDGEIKPEDLWEIDRWALNRLHLLIKRVRKAYTDHEFHMVFHSINNFCAVDMSSFYLDILKDRLYTFPGKSKARRAAQKVMSEIAVTLAQMMAPILSFTAEEVWTYLPEKLKSEKSVLLTEFPVENDHEIDAALSSRWEKLIQLRVEVAKSLENARAQKMIGSSLEAAVHLEASGELFGFLKEVEKDLPMLFIVSQVDVSGLFSKEVNETPIGKLWVEISKAKGTKCDRCWNYSERAGENNDHPLLCERCVPVVLGVNRT